The proteins below are encoded in one region of Planctopirus limnophila DSM 3776:
- a CDS encoding PhoH family protein: MRLEHSSTQGKLFVLDTNVILHDAGCLFNFEENDIAIPITVLEELDRFKKGNDDINFQARAFLRRLDELAGDVLSADGAALGDGLGRIRVVLRGHFTARMRETFLSDGPDHRILDAALTLQETSAPQPVILVSKDTNLRMKAKSLGLPAEDYSTDKVESFDKLYTGKRLVTNMPCESVSAFYAEGGRVSAESLPEVTTPRANENFILRNGSRSVLAMYNAEENAFHRVERTTALGVVPRNAEQHFALRALLDDDIKLVTIAGKAGSGKTLLALAAALECRSNYRQILLARPVVPLSNKDLGYLPGDVHAKLDPYMQPLFDNLSVIKHQNHEGDTAKLVQQMQEDHRLEITPLAYIRGRSLQRVFFIVDEAQNLTPHEVKTIITRAGEGTKIVLTGDIHQIDHPYLDSLSNGLSYLINRMVGQKLYAHVTLEKGERSQLAELATDLL, translated from the coding sequence ATGCGACTGGAGCACAGTTCGACGCAAGGCAAGCTCTTCGTTCTCGACACCAACGTCATCCTTCACGATGCGGGGTGTTTATTTAACTTCGAAGAGAATGACATCGCCATACCGATCACTGTGCTGGAGGAACTCGATCGATTCAAAAAAGGTAACGACGACATCAACTTTCAGGCCCGTGCGTTCCTCCGACGATTGGACGAACTCGCGGGCGATGTTCTTTCTGCAGATGGCGCAGCCTTAGGCGATGGCTTAGGCCGCATTCGTGTGGTGCTGCGTGGCCACTTTACCGCCCGCATGCGGGAAACTTTTCTCTCCGACGGCCCCGATCATCGCATTCTCGATGCCGCACTGACTCTGCAGGAAACGTCAGCTCCCCAGCCCGTTATCCTGGTTTCAAAAGACACCAACCTGCGGATGAAGGCCAAATCCCTCGGGCTGCCCGCCGAAGATTATTCGACCGATAAGGTCGAAAGCTTCGACAAGCTCTACACCGGAAAGCGGCTCGTCACGAACATGCCTTGCGAAAGTGTTTCCGCCTTCTATGCCGAAGGTGGCCGCGTGTCAGCAGAAAGCCTGCCGGAAGTAACCACACCTCGCGCTAACGAGAACTTCATTCTGCGGAATGGTTCGCGCTCGGTCTTGGCCATGTACAACGCAGAAGAAAATGCATTCCACCGTGTGGAACGAACCACCGCACTGGGCGTGGTGCCTCGCAATGCCGAGCAGCACTTCGCCTTGCGGGCACTTCTGGATGATGACATCAAGCTGGTGACGATTGCCGGCAAAGCCGGTTCGGGGAAAACGTTACTCGCCCTCGCAGCGGCTCTCGAATGCCGGAGCAACTACCGCCAGATTCTGCTCGCCCGGCCTGTCGTGCCACTTTCGAATAAAGACCTGGGCTATTTGCCGGGGGATGTGCATGCCAAGCTCGACCCTTACATGCAGCCACTCTTTGATAACCTTTCGGTCATCAAGCATCAGAACCATGAAGGCGATACGGCGAAACTCGTCCAGCAGATGCAGGAAGATCATCGGCTCGAAATTACGCCACTAGCGTATATCCGCGGCCGCAGTTTGCAGCGGGTCTTCTTCATTGTCGATGAAGCGCAGAACCTGACACCGCACGAAGTGAAGACCATTATCACGCGGGCAGGCGAAGGAACAAAGATCGTCCTGACGGGCGATATCCACCAGATCGACCATCCCTACCTCGATTCGCTCTCGAACGGGCTGTCGTACCTCATCAACCGCATGGTCGGCCAGAAGCTCTACGCCCACGTGACGCTCGAAAAAGGCGAACGCTCCCAACTCGCCGAACTCGCCACCGATTTGCTTTAG
- a CDS encoding metallophosphoesterase family protein: MRILLIADIHANFVALSAIQESFDACLFLGDAVEYGTDSAPCLDWIRGHATAVVRGNHDHSTAQRVQSQGASPLRRLAAATRAINERVLTASHRKFLSQMPLTRSLELDGQKFFLVHATPRDPMDEYLPEDAHAWQQRLSFIEADFVCVGHTHKPMQLDLGQTQVINPGSVGQPRNGVPEAHYAIIEQGKVSFRTVPYDISRAVEQMREAGLEESLIELSEHLLRTGGSLPASV, encoded by the coding sequence ATGAGAATCCTTCTGATCGCGGATATTCATGCCAACTTTGTGGCCCTTTCCGCCATTCAGGAATCGTTCGACGCCTGCCTGTTTCTCGGAGATGCCGTCGAATACGGCACAGATTCAGCCCCTTGCCTCGATTGGATCAGAGGGCATGCAACAGCCGTCGTACGGGGCAATCACGATCATTCAACGGCCCAGAGAGTGCAATCACAAGGGGCCTCTCCTTTACGAAGGCTGGCAGCCGCCACACGAGCGATCAACGAACGTGTGCTCACCGCTTCACACCGCAAGTTTCTCTCGCAGATGCCACTGACGAGAAGTCTCGAACTCGACGGCCAGAAGTTTTTCCTCGTGCACGCGACTCCACGCGACCCCATGGATGAGTACCTGCCCGAGGATGCTCATGCCTGGCAACAGCGGCTCTCCTTTATCGAAGCCGACTTTGTGTGCGTAGGCCACACCCACAAGCCGATGCAGCTGGATCTCGGCCAGACACAAGTGATCAACCCCGGCAGTGTGGGCCAGCCGCGCAATGGAGTTCCTGAGGCACATTACGCCATTATCGAGCAGGGAAAAGTCTCCTTCCGGACAGTCCCCTACGATATCAGCCGGGCCGTGGAGCAGATGCGAGAAGCAGGGCTGGAAGAATCGCTGATTGAGCTTTCGGAGCATTTGTTGAGAACTGGCGGATCACTTCCCGCGAGTGTGTGA
- a CDS encoding chlorite dismutase family protein — MNSRLFSFCGGLAGDWMVTSIRAICGETLPDAERVQIHQGVSAAHEALSSGTKWCLRGVTSNDRYVTRPEKELLLAKQAPLGRATATHAALIPIRKSAPWWAMTQDERRAMFEEESHHIKIGMDYLPAIARRLHHCRDLESKEPFDFLTFFDFAPSDEPLFDRMLERLRSTREWSFVDREVDIRLKKVTPT; from the coding sequence GTGAACTCGCGTTTGTTCAGTTTTTGCGGAGGGCTGGCAGGTGACTGGATGGTGACTTCTATCCGGGCAATTTGTGGTGAAACGCTGCCCGATGCGGAAAGAGTGCAAATTCATCAGGGAGTTAGTGCCGCCCATGAAGCTCTGTCATCAGGCACAAAGTGGTGTCTTCGCGGGGTGACGAGTAACGACCGCTATGTCACACGACCCGAGAAAGAACTCCTGTTAGCGAAGCAGGCACCACTTGGGAGAGCGACAGCCACACACGCAGCGCTGATTCCCATCCGAAAGTCCGCCCCCTGGTGGGCGATGACTCAGGACGAGCGGCGTGCCATGTTTGAGGAAGAGTCACATCACATCAAGATCGGTATGGACTATCTCCCGGCCATTGCCCGCCGGCTGCATCATTGCCGGGATCTTGAAAGCAAAGAGCCCTTTGATTTCCTGACGTTTTTTGACTTCGCACCCAGCGACGAACCGTTATTCGATCGCATGCTGGAAAGGCTGCGTTCGACTCGCGAGTGGAGTTTTGTGGATCGAGAAGTTGACATTCGCCTGAAAAAGGTGACTCCGACCTGA
- a CDS encoding macro domain-containing protein — translation MASSSQDERPLKIILAAIEHDLADAWEQHCGDLPGVSIHRGSILDLAVDAVVSPANSFGFMDGGIDLRYSERFGWELQQRLQELIRTRHHGELLVGAAEIVETKSNHIPYVIAAPTMRVPMILTETVNPYLAARAVLLLIRHGIVPTGILAGEPVASAVQTVAFPGLGTGIGRVGPNTCAHQMRAAIEEVLLERCDFPHTWAEAQQRHQLLYTDRIRNLQRD, via the coding sequence ATGGCCAGCAGTTCCCAAGACGAAAGACCCTTGAAGATCATTCTCGCGGCCATTGAGCACGATCTCGCCGATGCCTGGGAGCAGCATTGTGGCGATCTTCCTGGCGTCTCCATTCATCGCGGATCGATCCTTGATCTTGCGGTTGATGCCGTGGTCAGTCCGGCCAACAGCTTCGGGTTCATGGATGGCGGGATCGATCTCCGCTACTCCGAGCGCTTCGGTTGGGAGCTTCAGCAACGGCTGCAGGAGTTGATTCGCACCAGGCATCATGGAGAACTGCTCGTCGGTGCTGCCGAGATTGTCGAAACGAAATCCAATCACATCCCGTACGTCATCGCGGCCCCCACAATGCGGGTGCCGATGATTCTTACCGAGACGGTCAATCCTTACCTCGCCGCCCGGGCAGTGCTACTCCTCATTCGGCATGGCATTGTACCCACGGGGATTCTGGCAGGCGAACCGGTGGCCTCAGCCGTGCAAACGGTCGCATTTCCGGGATTGGGGACTGGGATTGGTCGTGTCGGCCCGAACACCTGCGCCCATCAGATGCGGGCCGCCATCGAAGAGGTGCTCCTCGAACGCTGCGACTTCCCCCACACCTGGGCTGAAGCCCAACAACGGCATCAACTCCTTTACACCGACCGCATTCGAAATCTCCAGCGGGACTAG